A part of Pieris napi chromosome 9, ilPieNapi1.2, whole genome shotgun sequence genomic DNA contains:
- the LOC125052475 gene encoding uncharacterized protein LOC125052475, producing MGVPNSKEMVARRRIDTATSNSSLSNLRYVIQSNKSKWKMFRKREMAPIPAYTAASLKPKKGCPCGSEGPCKQKVTPKGVTIHYPQKKKKLFGPSKAYIPPKLEKSYYGSNNSSRPKVKIVRERKFPTWRLDKIYYRPRF from the exons ATGGGTGTACCAAATAGTAAAGAAATGGTTGCCAGACGACGCATTGACACAGCGACGAGCAATTCTAG TCTATCAAACCTGCGCTACGTAATACAGAGTAACAAATCTAAGTGGAAGATGTTTCGTAAGAGAGA aATGGCGCCTATACCAGCATACACAGCAGCATCTCTTAAGCCGAAAAAGGGGTGCCCATGCGGCAGCGAAGGTCCATGCAAGCAAAAAGTTACACCCAAAGGAGTTACAATACATTATCCACAAAA GAAGAAAAAGTTATTTGGACCAAGTAAAGCCTATATACCACCAAAACTGGAAAAAAGCTACTATGGCAGTAACAATAG CTCTCGGCCCAAAGTGAAGATAGTACGGGAGAGGAAGTTCCCGACCTGGAGATTAGACAAAATATACTACAG GCCCCGCTTTTGa